A region from the Pseudomonas cucumis genome encodes:
- a CDS encoding efflux RND transporter permease subunit — protein MTSPGNFSQSPANAFEDFDPRSGSVLERALFNHRLWVLLLCLATTLVLGWQSSRVELNASFEKMIPTHQPYIANYLEHQKELSGLGNSVRIAVVNKRGDIYDSAYLKTLQALSDKIYLLPGVDRAYMKSLWTPATRWVAVTEAGLDGGPVIPDNYDGGAASLAALRRNVQLSNEIGQLVAFDQASSIIHVPLLQRTPDGQPLDYTKLSQQLESLRSQYQSDSIDIRITGFAKKVGDLIAGLRQILVFFAVAILITAVVLYWYTRCIRSTLLVVFCSLVAVVWQLGLLPLLGYQLDPYSVLVPFLVFAIGMSHGAQKMNGIMQDIGRGMHRVVAARFTFRRLFLAGLTALLCDAVGFAVLMIIKIQVIQDLAMIASIGVAVLIFTNLILLPVLLSYVGVSRRAARLSLKSEHAEQAGLSRHGFWRFLDLFTQRRWAALCIALSLALATVGFVVSLQLNVGDLDAGAPELRADSRYNQDDAFLTHHYGASSDLFAVMVKTPASACSRYDILRKVDALDWQLRTLPGVDSTNSLALLNRRMLVGLSEGSPKWYELQNNQAMLNMVTAGAPRGLYNEDCSLLTLYVYLSDHKAQTLSRLVDHVEQFAAANNTDEVQFLLAAGNAGIEAATNIVVKQANREMLFWVYGAVILLCLITFRSWRATICAVIPLMLTSILCEALMVWLNIGVKVATLPVIALGVGIGVDYALYVMSILLGHMRQGTSLSQAYYRALLSTGKVVMLTGVTLAIGVATWMFSPIKFQADMGVLLAFMFVWNMVGALVLLPALAHFLLPSKRVSTGQAEAKPSHSTSVPLMPAVVEEGACVKHSLRLTSGDQATTAAANPVAS, from the coding sequence ATGACGTCCCCTGGTAATTTTTCCCAGTCCCCCGCGAATGCGTTCGAAGACTTTGATCCGCGTTCCGGTTCGGTGCTCGAGCGAGCCCTGTTCAACCATCGCCTGTGGGTGTTGCTGCTGTGCCTGGCGACCACGCTGGTGCTGGGTTGGCAGTCCAGTCGTGTCGAGCTCAATGCCAGTTTCGAAAAAATGATCCCCACCCATCAGCCCTATATCGCCAACTACCTTGAGCACCAGAAGGAACTGAGCGGGCTGGGTAACTCGGTGCGCATCGCGGTGGTCAACAAGCGGGGCGACATCTACGACAGCGCCTACCTCAAGACGCTGCAAGCGTTGAGCGACAAGATCTATCTGCTGCCCGGTGTCGACCGCGCGTACATGAAGTCGCTGTGGACGCCGGCCACGCGCTGGGTGGCGGTGACCGAAGCGGGCCTGGACGGTGGGCCGGTCATTCCGGACAACTACGATGGCGGTGCCGCCAGCCTCGCGGCATTGCGGCGCAACGTGCAACTGTCCAACGAGATCGGCCAGTTGGTGGCGTTCGATCAGGCATCGAGCATCATCCATGTGCCCCTGCTGCAGCGCACCCCCGACGGCCAACCGTTGGACTACACCAAGCTGTCGCAACAACTGGAGTCGCTGCGCAGCCAATACCAGAGCGACAGCATCGACATTCGTATCACCGGTTTCGCCAAAAAAGTCGGTGACCTGATCGCCGGCCTGCGGCAGATCCTGGTGTTCTTTGCCGTGGCGATTCTGATCACCGCCGTGGTGCTCTACTGGTATACCCGCTGCATCCGCAGCACCTTGCTGGTGGTGTTCTGCTCGCTGGTGGCGGTGGTCTGGCAGCTCGGCCTGCTGCCGCTGTTGGGCTATCAACTGGACCCCTATTCGGTGCTGGTGCCGTTCCTGGTGTTTGCCATTGGCATGAGCCATGGCGCCCAGAAGATGAACGGCATCATGCAGGACATCGGGCGCGGCATGCACCGGGTGGTCGCCGCGCGCTTCACCTTCCGCCGTCTGTTTCTCGCCGGTCTCACCGCGTTGCTGTGTGATGCGGTCGGCTTTGCGGTGCTGATGATCATCAAGATCCAGGTGATCCAGGACCTGGCGATGATCGCCAGTATCGGCGTGGCGGTGCTGATCTTCACCAATTTGATCCTGCTGCCGGTATTGCTCTCCTATGTTGGCGTCAGCCGCCGCGCCGCGCGCCTGAGTCTCAAAAGCGAGCATGCTGAACAAGCCGGCCTGAGTCGCCACGGCTTCTGGCGCTTTCTCGACCTGTTCACCCAGCGGCGCTGGGCGGCGTTGTGCATTGCCCTGAGCCTGGCACTGGCGACGGTCGGCTTCGTGGTCAGCCTGCAATTGAATGTCGGTGATCTCGATGCCGGCGCGCCCGAGTTGCGGGCCGACTCGCGCTACAACCAGGATGATGCGTTTCTGACCCATCACTACGGTGCCAGCAGCGATCTGTTCGCGGTCATGGTCAAGACGCCAGCCAGCGCCTGTTCGCGCTACGACATCCTGCGCAAGGTCGACGCCCTCGACTGGCAGTTGCGCACCTTGCCAGGGGTTGATTCGACCAACTCGCTGGCGCTGCTTAACCGCCGGATGCTGGTCGGCCTCAGCGAAGGCAGCCCGAAGTGGTATGAGCTGCAGAACAACCAGGCGATGCTCAACATGGTCACCGCCGGGGCGCCGCGCGGGCTCTACAACGAAGACTGCAGCCTGCTGACACTGTACGTCTACCTCTCCGACCACAAGGCGCAAACCCTCAGCCGCCTGGTGGATCACGTCGAACAGTTCGCTGCGGCGAACAATACCGACGAGGTCCAGTTCCTCCTGGCCGCTGGCAATGCCGGGATCGAGGCGGCGACCAACATTGTCGTCAAGCAGGCCAATCGCGAAATGCTCTTCTGGGTCTACGGCGCAGTGATCCTGCTCTGCCTGATCACCTTCCGTTCCTGGCGCGCCACGATTTGTGCGGTGATTCCGCTGATGCTCACATCGATCCTCTGTGAGGCGCTGATGGTCTGGCTGAACATCGGCGTCAAGGTCGCGACCCTGCCGGTGATCGCCCTCGGCGTAGGCATCGGCGTCGACTATGCGTTGTACGTGATGAGCATCCTGCTCGGTCATATGCGCCAGGGCACAAGCCTGTCGCAGGCGTATTACCGGGCACTGCTGTCCACCGGCAAGGTGGTGATGCTGACCGGTGTGACCCTGGCTATCGGCGTGGCCACCTGGATGTTTTCGCCGATCAAGTTCCAGGCCGACATGGGCGTGCTGCTGGCCTTCATGTTCGTCTGGAACATGGTCGGTGCGCTGGTGCTGTTGCCGGCCCTGGCCCACTTCCTGTTGCCGAGCAAACGGGTGAGCACGGGGCAGGCCGAGGCTAAACCCAGCCATTCGACGAGCGTGCCGCTGATGCCTGCCGTAGTCGAGGAGGGGGCTTGCGTGAAGCACTCATTGCGCCTGACGTCGGGTGATCAAGCGACAACGGCGGCCGCTAATCCCGTCGCGTCATAA
- a CDS encoding MFS transporter — translation MSVERQASLPQSLLLLLGSCLPVLGAVLLAPILPRMQEHFVDTSGVAVLVPIALTLPALMIALLAPVAGIIADRLGRKPLLIGAMFLYTLCGVLPLWLDSLQVIVISRAGIGVAEAAIMTCCTTMMGDYYSGARRERMFALQMVATSLSAAIFIAVGGVLGEHGWRTPFALYGLGLVFLPLMVWLLWEPRAQVVTATAAVRRAFPWRPLAPLYALSFLAGLSLFIVPVQVGYLLNLLHVEGSQQIGMTMGASQFGVLVGALSFRLFRRVAAYRQVFLAFVAAGIGGGLLAVADSHGLVVIAVLINGLGIGLMMPTLLTWIMAQIDFQQRGRAAGGFTAMFFAGEFASPLVVLAITGGVSSALPTALGIVAVLQLLVALACIRLRGRGAAFPATVAVDPDS, via the coding sequence ATGAGCGTTGAACGCCAGGCAAGTTTGCCACAGTCGTTGTTGCTGTTGCTTGGCAGTTGCCTGCCGGTGCTCGGCGCGGTGCTGCTGGCCCCCATACTGCCGCGTATGCAGGAGCACTTCGTCGACACTTCGGGTGTGGCCGTGCTGGTGCCCATTGCCCTGACGCTACCGGCGTTGATGATTGCGCTGTTGGCACCCGTGGCCGGGATCATCGCCGACCGGCTCGGGCGCAAGCCGTTGCTGATCGGTGCGATGTTTCTCTACACCCTTTGTGGCGTGCTGCCGCTATGGCTGGACTCGCTGCAGGTCATCGTTATCAGCCGGGCGGGCATCGGCGTGGCGGAGGCGGCGATCATGACCTGCTGCACCACGATGATGGGCGACTACTACAGCGGCGCGCGGCGTGAACGCATGTTCGCCCTGCAAATGGTTGCGACCTCGTTGTCGGCGGCGATTTTCATTGCTGTGGGCGGCGTGCTCGGCGAGCACGGCTGGCGCACCCCGTTTGCCCTGTATGGGCTAGGGCTGGTGTTTCTGCCGCTGATGGTCTGGTTGCTGTGGGAACCGCGCGCCCAGGTCGTCACGGCGACAGCGGCGGTGAGGAGGGCATTCCCCTGGCGCCCCCTGGCTCCGTTGTATGCCCTGTCATTCCTGGCTGGCTTGAGCCTGTTTATCGTGCCGGTACAAGTCGGTTACCTGCTCAACCTGCTGCATGTCGAAGGGTCGCAGCAGATCGGCATGACCATGGGCGCCAGTCAGTTCGGCGTGCTGGTCGGCGCCCTGAGTTTCCGGTTGTTCAGGAGGGTAGCGGCGTACCGACAGGTGTTCCTGGCCTTCGTCGCGGCCGGTATCGGTGGCGGGCTGCTAGCGGTGGCCGACAGTCATGGACTGGTGGTGATCGCCGTGCTGATCAACGGCCTGGGCATCGGCTTGATGATGCCGACCCTGCTCACCTGGATCATGGCCCAGATCGACTTCCAGCAGCGCGGTCGAGCCGCCGGCGGCTTCACGGCGATGTTCTTTGCCGGTGAGTTCGCCAGCCCGCTGGTGGTGCTGGCGATTACCGGTGGGGTGAGCAGCGCTTTGCCAACCGCGCTGGGGATCGTTGCGGTCCTTCAACTATTGGTGGCCTTGGCGTGCATTCGGCTGCGTGGCCGCGGGGCAGCTTTTCCCGCCACTGTCGCCGTGGACCCTGATAGCTGA
- a CDS encoding aromatic ring-hydroxylating dioxygenase subunit alpha: MSYLLNTWYIAGWADELAQGEMLGRTIVERPIVFFRDSQGAIQALADRCPHRFAPLHMGKIVGDSVQCPYHGLRFDGSGQCTHNPHGDGSIPKAACVRAFAVAERHGAIWVWPGDPSLANDALIPDFSFFEQAPTHAKGHGYLPTRAHYELLADNIMDLSHVDFLHPDTLGGGALSRTRATIEELSNDRVHISWWAPDDVPPPAFGAHLEDPTRADVWAEVIWHAPGLMLLGSGATPPGHPREEGPVTWNLHLMTPQDATNTHYFFANTRSFEQDNAQLNAFVQDMLIGIFAGEDKPMVEAQQRQIGEVELLGLNPVLLAVDAGAVRCRRVLRRLIAAEQPMGSQ; this comes from the coding sequence ATGAGTTATTTGCTCAACACCTGGTACATCGCTGGGTGGGCGGACGAGCTGGCGCAAGGCGAGATGCTTGGCAGAACCATTGTCGAGCGCCCCATTGTGTTCTTTCGCGATAGCCAGGGCGCCATCCAGGCTCTGGCTGATCGCTGCCCTCACCGTTTTGCCCCGCTGCACATGGGCAAGATTGTCGGCGACAGCGTTCAGTGTCCGTACCACGGCTTGCGTTTCGATGGCAGTGGCCAATGTACGCACAATCCCCACGGCGATGGGAGTATCCCCAAGGCCGCCTGTGTTCGCGCGTTCGCGGTCGCTGAGCGCCATGGGGCGATCTGGGTCTGGCCTGGCGATCCGAGCCTGGCCAACGATGCGCTGATCCCTGATTTTTCCTTCTTCGAGCAGGCGCCAACCCATGCCAAGGGGCACGGGTATTTGCCTACGCGCGCGCACTACGAGCTGCTGGCCGACAACATCATGGACTTGAGCCACGTCGATTTCCTGCACCCCGATACGCTCGGTGGCGGAGCGTTGTCCCGCACGCGCGCCACCATCGAGGAGTTGTCCAACGATCGCGTGCACATCAGTTGGTGGGCGCCCGATGATGTGCCTCCACCGGCTTTCGGCGCTCACCTTGAAGATCCGACCCGGGCGGACGTCTGGGCCGAGGTCATCTGGCACGCACCCGGCTTGATGCTGCTGGGCAGTGGCGCTACGCCTCCAGGGCACCCCAGGGAAGAGGGGCCCGTGACATGGAACCTGCATCTCATGACACCGCAGGACGCGACGAACACCCATTACTTCTTTGCCAACACGCGCAGTTTCGAGCAGGACAACGCGCAGTTGAATGCCTTCGTCCAGGACATGTTGATCGGTATTTTCGCCGGTGAAGACAAACCCATGGTCGAGGCTCAACAGCGCCAGATTGGCGAGGTTGAACTGCTTGGCCTTAACCCGGTGCTGCTGGCGGTCGATGCGGGGGCCGTGCGCTGCCGACGTGTTCTGCGTCGGTTGATCGCCGCTGAACAGCCGATGGGTAGCCAGTGA
- a CDS encoding PDR/VanB family oxidoreductase has translation MINVVVTRKRREAEGIYSFELAPAEHSILPAFSAGSHIDVYLPNGLVRQYSLCNHSEERHRYLLGVLLDPSSRGGSQAMHEQVHEGSQLRISEPRNLFPPEHAAGYSVLFAGGIGITPILCMAERLARIGAPFELHYCGRSAERMAFIEYIRHSAFADCVHVHVDDGEDAQRLDSARVLSAPASDRHLYVCGPNGFMEHVLGTAREQGWAEAQLHREYFSAAAASVGEAGGFEVQLASTGQCFQVPATLSVAQVLLEAGIDIPLSCEQGICGTCITRVLEGEPDHRDMFLTDAERARNDQFTPCCSRARSARLVLDL, from the coding sequence ATGATCAATGTCGTTGTGACCCGCAAGCGTCGCGAAGCCGAAGGCATCTACAGCTTTGAACTGGCCCCGGCCGAGCATTCCATCCTGCCGGCTTTCAGCGCCGGCTCGCATATCGACGTGTACCTACCCAACGGCCTGGTGCGCCAGTACTCGCTGTGCAATCACTCCGAAGAACGCCACCGCTACCTGCTGGGCGTGTTGCTCGACCCGTCGTCTCGCGGCGGCTCGCAGGCCATGCACGAACAAGTGCACGAAGGCAGCCAGCTGCGCATCAGTGAGCCACGCAATCTGTTCCCGCCGGAGCATGCGGCCGGGTACAGCGTGCTGTTCGCTGGGGGTATCGGCATCACGCCGATCCTCTGCATGGCCGAGCGCCTGGCGCGGATCGGCGCGCCTTTCGAGCTGCACTACTGCGGTCGCTCGGCCGAGCGCATGGCCTTTATTGAATACATCCGCCATTCGGCGTTTGCCGATTGCGTACACGTTCATGTGGACGATGGCGAGGATGCCCAACGCCTCGACAGCGCTCGGGTTTTATCCGCGCCGGCCAGTGACCGTCACCTGTATGTCTGTGGCCCTAACGGCTTTATGGAGCACGTGCTTGGCACGGCGCGCGAACAGGGCTGGGCCGAGGCGCAACTGCACCGTGAGTACTTTAGCGCTGCCGCTGCTTCGGTGGGTGAGGCGGGCGGCTTCGAGGTGCAACTGGCTAGCACCGGACAGTGTTTCCAGGTGCCGGCCACGCTCAGCGTTGCCCAGGTGCTGCTGGAGGCGGGTATCGATATTCCTTTGTCCTGCGAGCAGGGCATCTGTGGCACCTGCATCACGCGCGTGCTGGAAGGCGAGCCGGACCATCGCGACATGTTCTTGACCGATGCCGAGCGGGCCCGCAACGACCAGTTCACGCCGTGTTGCTCGCGTGCCAGGAGCGCCCGACTGGTGCTCGATCTCTAA
- a CDS encoding cupin domain-containing protein has translation MQQLPGFKRVVTGHDAQGQAVVALSGPTPNSFPLKAVPGTVFHEIWNSGASPAVLDNGDDPTCKPLQLSPAPLGSVIRVVDIPPDSVQNQVSAEDAAAAFAEIGQAHAGTGQADSKHKLMHRTETLDYGVVTEGEVWLVLDGEEVHLKRGDIVVQRGTNHAWSNRTEQMARMLFVLLDGRFAPELQGEQA, from the coding sequence ATGCAACAACTTCCTGGTTTCAAACGCGTGGTCACCGGGCACGATGCCCAGGGCCAGGCGGTGGTCGCGCTCAGCGGACCGACGCCCAACAGCTTCCCGCTCAAGGCCGTACCCGGCACGGTCTTCCATGAAATCTGGAACAGTGGCGCCAGCCCGGCCGTGCTGGACAACGGCGACGACCCCACCTGCAAACCGCTTCAATTGAGTCCGGCACCGCTGGGCAGTGTCATCCGCGTGGTGGATATTCCGCCTGACAGCGTGCAGAACCAGGTCAGCGCCGAGGATGCGGCGGCGGCCTTCGCCGAAATTGGCCAGGCTCATGCCGGCACGGGGCAGGCTGATTCCAAGCACAAGCTGATGCACCGCACCGAAACCCTCGATTACGGCGTGGTCACCGAGGGCGAGGTCTGGCTGGTGCTTGATGGCGAGGAGGTGCATCTCAAGCGCGGTGACATCGTCGTGCAGCGAGGCACCAACCACGCCTGGAGCAATCGCACCGAGCAGATGGCCCGCATGCTCTTCGTGCTGCTCGATGGCCGCTTCGCGCCCGAGCTGCAAGGAGAGCAAGCATGA
- a CDS encoding fumarylacetoacetate hydrolase family protein: MKLSTLKNHSRDGRLLVVSRDLAWAVDASDIAATLQDAIEQWPSVETDLCARYDALNEGTLTGAFAFDPQQAAAPLPRVWQWLDASSFLSHGERMQKAFGLDPIEGVEHTPLMYQGCGDDFLGGHDDIVLPSETHGIDFEGEFAVLVDEVPMGCSAQDAVDHIRLIVQVNDVSLRALAPREMKTGFGFIQAKSSSSFAPVAVTPDELGEAWRDGRVHLPLRVDWNGQWFGHANGGAMHFGFHQLIAHAALTRRLRAGCVIGSGTVSNADPSVGAACIAERRAVEMIEQGAPQTPFMRFGDRVRMEVIDLQGQSVFGAIDQRVVSGDRSCA; this comes from the coding sequence ATGAAGCTCAGTACTCTCAAGAATCACAGCCGCGACGGTCGCCTGCTGGTGGTGTCGCGCGACTTGGCCTGGGCGGTGGATGCCAGCGATATTGCCGCGACGCTGCAGGATGCCATTGAGCAATGGCCGAGCGTCGAAACCGATTTGTGCGCGCGGTATGACGCCTTGAATGAAGGCACGCTGACCGGTGCCTTCGCCTTTGATCCGCAGCAAGCCGCCGCACCCTTGCCGCGCGTCTGGCAGTGGCTGGATGCCTCGTCTTTCCTCAGTCATGGCGAGCGGATGCAGAAGGCTTTCGGGCTTGATCCGATCGAAGGCGTTGAACACACGCCGCTGATGTATCAAGGCTGTGGCGACGACTTTCTGGGGGGCCATGACGACATCGTGCTGCCAAGTGAAACCCATGGTATCGATTTCGAAGGTGAATTCGCGGTGTTGGTCGATGAGGTCCCCATGGGCTGCTCGGCGCAAGACGCCGTCGACCATATTCGGCTCATTGTGCAAGTCAACGATGTCAGCCTGCGTGCGCTCGCCCCCCGTGAAATGAAGACCGGCTTCGGTTTTATCCAAGCCAAATCCTCATCGAGTTTTGCCCCGGTGGCGGTGACCCCTGACGAGCTGGGCGAAGCCTGGCGTGATGGGCGTGTGCATCTGCCGCTGCGGGTGGATTGGAACGGTCAGTGGTTTGGCCACGCCAATGGCGGTGCCATGCATTTCGGCTTTCATCAGTTGATTGCTCACGCGGCACTGACCCGGCGCCTCAGGGCGGGCTGCGTGATCGGTTCGGGCACGGTTTCCAATGCCGACCCCAGCGTTGGCGCTGCCTGTATCGCTGAACGTCGTGCCGTTGAGATGATCGAGCAAGGTGCTCCCCAGACCCCCTTCATGCGTTTTGGCGACCGCGTGCGCATGGAAGTAATCGACCTGCAAGGGCAGTCGGTCTTTGGCGCGATTGACCAGCGTGTCGTGAGTGGAGACCGCTCATGCGCGTGA
- a CDS encoding NAD-dependent epimerase/dehydratase family protein: MRVMITGANGFVGRALAQRLLDTNRLRGQPISALILLDKELTGFADDKRLRRHCGSVTDAALLRRALADGIDVVFHLVSIPGGAAEEQYSLGYQVNLLASLELLDQLREQPGRPVLVYASSVAVYGGDLPARMDERAVPHPQLSYGTHKAMVEMALNDLARRGEVDGRAVRLPGIVARPREPNGLRSAFMSDLLHAFAEGQPYCCPVSPQAQAWWMSVRCCVDNLLRAAELPADAIGESRVWQLPLLHLSIAQVIDALAAAYGQERRGLISFAPDAGLQALFGNFPAMKTPQSRALGFRHDGSAGALIRNSLNAATPTRRARGRVALGVSENAIN, encoded by the coding sequence ATGCGCGTGATGATTACCGGGGCCAATGGTTTTGTCGGGCGGGCACTGGCGCAGCGCTTGCTCGACACGAATCGATTGCGAGGCCAGCCGATCAGCGCATTGATCCTGCTGGATAAAGAGCTGACGGGTTTTGCCGACGATAAGCGCCTGCGCCGTCATTGCGGTAGCGTCACCGATGCCGCGCTGCTGCGGCGCGCCCTGGCCGATGGCATTGATGTGGTGTTCCATTTGGTGAGCATCCCCGGTGGTGCAGCCGAGGAGCAGTACTCGCTGGGTTATCAGGTCAACTTGCTGGCAAGCCTGGAGTTACTTGACCAGTTGCGCGAGCAGCCTGGCCGGCCGGTGCTGGTGTATGCCAGCAGCGTGGCGGTGTACGGCGGTGACCTGCCGGCGCGCATGGATGAGCGTGCCGTGCCGCACCCGCAGTTGAGCTACGGTACGCACAAGGCAATGGTGGAAATGGCGCTCAACGACCTTGCCCGCCGAGGCGAGGTGGACGGCCGTGCCGTGCGCCTGCCCGGTATTGTCGCGCGTCCACGTGAACCCAATGGACTGCGTTCCGCGTTCATGAGCGACCTGCTGCACGCCTTCGCCGAAGGCCAGCCGTATTGCTGCCCGGTCTCGCCGCAGGCGCAGGCATGGTGGATGTCCGTGCGGTGTTGCGTGGATAACCTGCTACGGGCCGCCGAACTGCCGGCCGACGCAATCGGCGAGTCACGCGTCTGGCAACTACCACTGTTGCACCTGTCCATTGCCCAGGTCATCGATGCCTTGGCCGCGGCCTACGGTCAGGAACGCCGCGGGTTGATCAGCTTCGCTCCGGATGCTGGGCTGCAAGCGTTGTTCGGCAATTTTCCGGCGATGAAAACACCCCAATCCCGCGCCCTTGGCTTTCGTCATGACGGTTCCGCTGGCGCCTTGATACGTAACAGTTTGAACGCGGCTACCCCGACGCGTCGTGCGCGTGGACGGGTGGCGCTTGGAGTGAGCGAAAATGCAATCAACTAA
- a CDS encoding cyclase family protein has product MQSTKRRLVDLSVTLDNNPYTDPPPLLPKIDYMDHQQGWPEMAAMFPGLSKAQLPGDESWAAERLQITTHSGTHMDAPWHYASTTDGGKPAFGIDELPLDWCLQPGVKLDFRHLPDGHVVSAAEVQAELDRIDHVLQALDIVLVNTRAGALFGQPGYLDAGVGIGREATLYLLERGVRVVGTDAWSWDAPFKYTRERFAATGDASIIWEGHKAGRDIGYGQMEKLANLECLPAHGFQVSCFPYKIRHASAGFVRAVAIFEE; this is encoded by the coding sequence ATGCAATCAACTAAACGCCGCCTGGTGGACCTGTCCGTCACTCTGGACAACAACCCCTACACCGATCCACCGCCGTTGCTGCCGAAAATCGACTACATGGACCATCAGCAAGGCTGGCCGGAGATGGCCGCGATGTTTCCCGGCCTGTCCAAGGCGCAACTGCCCGGCGACGAATCCTGGGCGGCCGAGCGCCTGCAGATCACGACGCACAGCGGTACGCATATGGATGCCCCTTGGCACTACGCCTCGACCACGGACGGTGGCAAGCCGGCGTTCGGCATCGACGAACTGCCGTTGGACTGGTGCCTGCAACCGGGCGTGAAACTGGACTTTCGTCATTTACCGGATGGCCATGTCGTCAGCGCCGCCGAAGTGCAAGCTGAGCTGGACCGTATCGACCACGTGCTCCAGGCGTTGGACATTGTCCTGGTCAACACCCGTGCCGGTGCGCTGTTTGGCCAGCCAGGGTATCTGGATGCCGGGGTCGGCATCGGCCGCGAGGCCACCTTGTATTTGCTGGAGCGCGGCGTGCGCGTGGTCGGCACCGATGCCTGGAGCTGGGATGCGCCGTTCAAGTACACGCGCGAACGCTTCGCCGCCACGGGCGACGCCTCGATCATCTGGGAAGGGCACAAGGCCGGACGTGACATCGGCTATGGCCAGATGGAGAAATTAGCCAACCTGGAATGCCTGCCGGCCCATGGTTTCCAGGTGTCCTGTTTCCCCTACAAGATCAGGCACGCTTCGGCCGGTTTCGTCCGCGCCGTAGCGATTTTTGAAGAATGA
- a CDS encoding FadR/GntR family transcriptional regulator — translation MSVPADGGKKRGSLSQRLEALLSTHILEGRLRGGEKLPTEAAIMLEHGVSRTVVREAMSRLQAAGMVETRHGIGTFVRGSALSLETFIDPATIGIVIDSLAIMEFRIGLEVEAAGLAAQRRTPEQLGELRALLDQLGQAAVGINDRAALDFRFHLNIVQATGNHYIVNTLLNLGEVIIPRSRLDSARLFHDEPLHYEQRMQSEHEQIYQAIFNQDVECARAAMRLHLQDSREYLHQARQELMT, via the coding sequence ATGAGCGTGCCAGCGGACGGTGGAAAAAAACGCGGTAGCCTTTCTCAGAGGCTTGAGGCTCTGCTCTCAACGCATATTCTTGAGGGGCGACTACGTGGCGGTGAAAAGTTGCCCACCGAGGCGGCCATCATGCTTGAGCATGGGGTCAGCAGAACGGTAGTGCGCGAGGCAATGTCACGTCTACAGGCCGCTGGAATGGTTGAGACGCGCCATGGTATCGGGACATTTGTGCGGGGCAGCGCGCTATCGCTGGAGACATTCATTGACCCGGCTACGATCGGCATCGTCATCGATTCGCTGGCGATCATGGAGTTTCGGATCGGTCTTGAGGTGGAAGCCGCCGGGCTCGCCGCCCAGCGACGTACCCCGGAGCAGTTGGGTGAGTTGCGGGCGCTTCTCGATCAGCTTGGACAGGCTGCAGTCGGCATCAATGATCGGGCAGCGCTGGACTTTCGGTTCCATTTGAACATTGTGCAGGCGACAGGTAATCACTATATCGTCAACACACTGCTCAACCTGGGCGAGGTCATCATCCCGCGCAGCCGACTGGATTCTGCGCGTCTGTTTCACGATGAGCCTTTGCATTACGAACAGCGCATGCAAAGCGAGCACGAGCAGATTTATCAGGCGATCTTCAATCAGGACGTTGAATGCGCGCGCGCTGCCATGCGCCTTCATCTTCAGGACAGTCGCGAGTATCTGCATCAAGCCCGCCAAGAGCTGATGACATGA
- a CDS encoding LysR family transcriptional regulator — protein sequence MTTDKDIQSASVPGTASPYPATALTIIDPRWTLFVRVVAAGSLSKAAVLLDMPQSMVSRNIALLESQCGERLFHRTGRGVVLTEFGEQLLPCISGLLADAESLADGIRNLRGKPVGEVVVGMLPSAVRQFAGTLFSAVRAQMPGVRLHLIEGASAQLEEQLHDGRLDMALVLRESEASIADAHLLARLPLHLVGPAVDPLLANRDIALKQLSGLPLVVPGRPHLLRARLDHLAAEHCVELCVAVEADSVQLQYEVVAAGGGYAIASVLPGSLNQRLVSSRIVEPVLERFVVLVESPRRPVTRASREVRRLICSLAMPSI from the coding sequence ATGACGACTGACAAAGACATTCAGAGTGCCTCTGTGCCGGGTACGGCCTCGCCGTATCCTGCCACTGCGCTAACGATCATCGATCCTCGCTGGACCTTGTTCGTACGTGTCGTGGCAGCTGGAAGTCTCAGCAAAGCGGCAGTATTGCTGGATATGCCGCAGTCCATGGTGAGTCGCAATATTGCCTTGCTCGAGTCGCAATGTGGCGAGCGCCTGTTTCATCGAACTGGACGCGGGGTGGTCCTGACCGAGTTTGGGGAGCAGTTGTTGCCGTGTATATCGGGCCTTCTCGCGGACGCTGAAAGCCTTGCCGATGGCATTCGCAACCTGCGTGGCAAACCGGTGGGCGAGGTGGTCGTAGGCATGTTGCCCTCCGCGGTGCGTCAGTTTGCGGGGACGCTTTTTTCGGCGGTGCGCGCCCAGATGCCAGGGGTGAGGTTGCATCTGATCGAGGGCGCTAGCGCTCAACTCGAAGAGCAGTTGCACGATGGTCGTCTGGATATGGCGTTGGTGCTGCGCGAGAGTGAGGCCAGTATCGCAGACGCCCATTTACTGGCCAGGCTACCCCTGCATCTGGTGGGGCCTGCTGTCGATCCGCTCCTCGCCAATCGAGATATCGCGTTAAAACAACTGTCGGGTTTGCCATTGGTCGTACCTGGGCGTCCCCATCTGCTGAGAGCCAGGCTCGATCATCTGGCCGCTGAGCATTGCGTGGAGTTGTGCGTTGCCGTGGAAGCCGACTCGGTCCAGCTCCAGTACGAAGTCGTGGCGGCCGGTGGCGGCTATGCAATTGCTTCTGTGCTGCCGGGCTCCCTGAATCAGCGACTGGTCTCATCGCGGATCGTCGAGCCGGTCCTTGAACGCTTCGTCGTGCTGGTTGAGTCGCCCCGTCGCCCTGTAACGCGTGCTTCCCGTGAGGTGCGACGGTTGATCTGCAGTCTGGCGATGCCATCGATTTAA